CGTGTAGGTGTTTTAATTGCGGCAAATTGTGATAGCGAAAAAACAGCAGCAGCAGCGGGTGAGTTTATCCGTAACTTGTGTATGCACGCAGCGGCAATGAAACCAAGTTTTTTAAGCTACACGGAGCTTGATGCTGAGTTTGTTGAAAAAGAGACCGTTGGTATTAAAGCGGATATTGAAAAAGAGAATGAGGAGTTGAAAAGACTTCAAAAACCTCTTAAGCGTATGCCTCTTTTTGTTTCTCGTGTGCAGTTAACCGATGCTGTTTTAGAAGATGCTAAAGCTGAGATGCAAGCGGAACTTAAAGCACAGGGTAAACCTGAGCAAATCTGGGACAAAATTATTCCTGGACAAATTGATCGCTTTATCGCTGACAATACACAGCTCGACCAACAATACACACTTTTAAGTCAATTCTATGTTATGGATGATAAAAAAACCATTGCACAAGTGGTTGAAGAAAAAGCTAAAGAGCTTGGTGGTAAAATTGAGCTCGTAGGCTACGTTCGTTTTGAACTTGGCGAAGGCTTAGAGAAAAAAGCATGTGACTTCGCGAGCGAAGTTGCTGAGCAACTCAAATAAATCTAAAAATTTTTCGTGGTGAAGAGGCAACTCTTCACCCTCTTTCTTGAAGGACATTGATGTCTTTACTACATGCACAAAATATCTCTCATGCTTTTGATTATCTTCTATTTGAAAATGTTAATTTTACACTTTCCCCTAAAGAATCGATGGCGATTTTAGGTGTCAGTGGTAGTGGAAAATCAACCTTACTTCATATCTGTTCGACACTGCTTCAACCTAATCAGGGCGAAGTGATTTTGTGTGATCATACTATTTACAGCGATAGTGATGATGCAAGGTTAAAACTAAGACGTTACGATGTAGGGATTATTTTTCAATCTCACTACCTTTTTAAAGGCTTTTTTGCCAATGAGAATGTGGAACTTGCCTCTTTTATCAGTGATCAAGAAATTGACCCTAGCATTTTAGAACGTTTGGGCATCGCTGATTTTATGCACTACCGTGTAGGAGATCTTTCAGGTGGTCAACAACAACGTGTCTCCATAGCGCGCGTACTGGCTAAAAAACCCAAAATTATCTTTGCCGATGAGCCCACGGGAAATTTGGATGATAAAACCGCTCAAGAGGTTATGAACGTTTTGTTTGAGTACATTGAAAAAGAAAACGCGGCTCTTCTTTTGGTCACTCATAATCATCAATTAGCCAAACAGTGCACCTATACCAGACATCTCCATGTGGATGGACTCAAAGAGGAAGCATAACGTGGAATCACTTGTAAAACTTTTTGGTGAAGGGCAGGTTATTCTCTTTCTTCTTCTTTTTGCGAGGCTCAGTGGTCTTTTTGCTTTTTTCCCTTTTTACTCTCATGCCAATATTCCACTCAGCATTAAATCATCCATCACGTTTTTTATGGTCATTTTTTTATTTCCACTTCTCCCTCCAGCTTTACATGTAAACGCAACACTGCTCAACCTTTCGCTGGCGATTGTCGGAGAACTGTTGATTGGTTTTGTGGCAGGACTTTTTTTAACCATAACGATTTCCATTTTGCAAATGGCGGGAATGCAGATTTCGTTTGTGATGGGTTTTACGATGGCGAGTGTTGTGGACCCTCAAACGAGTACCTCGATTCCTCTTTTGTCACAAATGCTCTCTTTAATCGGTCTGATGGTCATTTTAGCCTTTAATGGGCATCACCAAATGCTCCTTTTTATCGCCGATTCCTTAACGCTTTTGCCGCTAGGAAGTTTTTATCCACAAACCAATATTCTCACCTATCTTCTCAAAGCGATGACAGGAATGTTTGTGTATGGGTTTATCCTCTCTTTCCCTGTCGTAGGCTTTTCGCTTCTGTTGGATGTTGTTTTTGGAATGCTGATGAAAACCATGCCTCAATTTAACCTTTTGGTTATCGGATTTCCTATTAAAATCATGGTTTCATTGGTGGTACTTGTTGCGACATTGGCGTCCATTATGCTGCTCTTTAAGAAAGAATTTATCGAAGCGCTCAACCATTTGACCATTCTTTTTGTGCGTTAAAGCAATCATAAATTTTTTTATACTACAATGAGTGTTAATAATTCTCATTCAGGAGTGAGCATGCGCCTGTTACTACTCAATAATAATCCCGCTGTTTCAAGATTGATCAAACTTAGTGCCGAAAAAGCTGGGTATGAGTTAGACGAGTTTGAAGATTACGGCTTAGTGCCACTCACAACGTACGACCTCATTTTAGTGGACAATGAACTCTATGATGAGAATGCCCTCGTAGCACTTCGTGAACATACAGACTGTGACTATGTCGTCTACATCTGCCAAAGAGGTTCCAAAAAACCTGAAGCGGTCAATGTGGTACTTGAAAAACCTTTTTTACCAACCGATTTTTTAGTCCTTTTAGAGAAGATTAAAAATGTGATTGAAAGTCATAAAGCTGAAGAGGTCACTGAAGATCTCGTAGTGACATCTTCTGCAACAACCGATGCTTTTGATATTGATCAAATCGATACGCTTGAAAGCGAAGATGATATGCTTCCTATCAACCTTCTTGAAGAGTATGACAATGACTTTAAAAAAGAAGAATCAAGCGATCAAAGGGATAGCTTTGACGACCTTGAATTGGATGATTTGAATTTAGATGATAACGCTTTGGAAGATAAACAGAGTGATCTTGAAGAAAAAGAGTTGACACTGGAAGATCCATTCTCATTTGATGCGGTTGACTCTTTGGATAAAGAGGCTCCAACATCTTTTGAAGATTTTGATTTTGAAGAAGAACCAAGTGCTGTTTCGTCATCTCTTGATGAAGAAGAGGAAAAGAGCGAGGAAGAAGAGGCACATAACCCTTCTATTTTGGATAAAGATGATATTGATGAAGTGAAGCAGCTTTTAGACGAAAGTGAAGAGGAAGAAGAAAAAGAAGATGAAAAAGAGATTGACGCGTTGTCACTGGATGCACTTGGCATCGAAGAAGACGATGCAGGAACCTTTTTCTTGGATGAAGATGAAAAAGAAGAACCTTTGGTAAAAGAGGAGAATCCTTTAGCGCTTGAAGCAGATGATATGTCTGATTTGACCTTTGAAGATGTTCCTCCCGTAGAAGATGAGATGGAAGAAGAGCCGGAAGAAGATGCTGTGGTTGCAGAAGATCAAGAAGAGATTATTGATGATTTTGCAGAAGTGATCGAGGAAAAAATAGAAGAAGAGAAAGAACAGGCATTGGAAGAAGAGGAATTCCTCCCAAGTCTTGATAGTGCCCTTAGTGGATTGGATGATGCGCTAGGAGAGATTGATTCTTTGGATGATCTGAATGAAACTATGCTCAAAGTGGCTTTTGGTGAAGATGTTGAAGAAGAAGCTGAAGCTCCTGCTACTGTAGCTCCAAAAAGCCAAGATATTGAAGTAATTCGCGATGAGATTGAAAATAGCATTGCGCGTAGTATCTCAAGCTTAGCGCAAAGCGATATTTTACGTGAAGCGCTTAAGGGAATGCGTCTGAATATCTCCATTACCTTTGATGAGAAGTAGCCGTGAAGGGTAACCTTTTAGTGATTTCAGGACCGAGTGGCTCGGGGAAAAGCTCTTTAATGAAAGAGGTGCTTCAAGAGATTCCCGATGCGTACTTTTCAATTTCAAGCACAACCCGCTCCATTCGTGAAGGGGAAAAAGAGGGTGTCAATTACCATTTTATCTCCAAAGCAGAGTTTGAAAAAGATATGGATGAAGGGTTCTTCTTAGAGTGGGCGAAAGTGCATGATAACTACTATGGTACATCACTCAAGCCTATTTTAAAAGAGCTTCATGAAGGTAAATTGGTCATCTGTGATATTGATGTGCAAGGACATAAAATTGCACGGGAAAAATTTGGAAGTATCATCACCTCTGTTTTCATCACAACACCCGATCAAAAGTCACTCAAAGAGCGCCTGATCAACCGAGGAACCGATAGTGCAGAAGTCATTGAAAAGCGTTTAGATAATGCTGTTTCTGAGATGACACGCATCCGAGAATACGATTATCTTTTAATTAATGACGATTTTAAAACCACACTGCACGCATTGTTTGCCATTGCGCATGCTTCACGAAAAAAAATGGCGTTAATGGATTTGGGTGAATTTATGAGTGCGTGGGCAAACATCGAATAGACTTTTTGTTTATCAAAAAATGGTACAATACCAATAACTATATATATCGTTATCAGACAAAGGAGAGAGTATGGGTTCGTTTAGTATTTCACATTGGTTAGTCATCTTAGCAGTGGTTGTTTTGCTTTTTGGTGCAAAAAAAATACCAGAACTTGCTAAAGGTGTAGGTCAAGGTATTAAAGATTTTAAAAAAGCGATTAAAGAAGATGAACAAGCAAAAACAACAGTCGATCAAGTAGAGACAAAACCTGAATCAAGTGCTACACCAACGGCTACGACATCAACACCCGCAGACGAAAAAAAGTCTGTATAAGGTTACGTATTGAAAAAATCGGTTATTCGTGCTATTAAAGAAAAATTACAAAGAGAGTTTGTTTTAGAGAAACCTACCAATCTCTCTTTTGGTCATTATGCAACCCCCATCGCTTTTTCACTTGCGAAAGAGCTCAAAAAATCCCCTATTGCCATTGCAGAAGAGATTGCTACGCAGTTTGATCTTGGTGAGATTTTTCAAGAAGTGACCCCGATTAAAGGGTACATTAACTTCAAACTCAGTGAAAGCTTTTTGAATCAGTATGCCACGTGGGCGATTCAAAATGAAGCGCTTTTTGGAAAAGACGATCAAACTGAGACGATACTGCTTGAGTATGTCAGTGCCAATCCAACCGGTCCCTTGCATATTGGTCATGCCAGAGGTGCCGTTTTTGGTGATGCCCTTGCACGCATTGGAAAACATTTAGGGTATAAGATTACCACAGAGTATTATGTCAATGATGCGGGTAATCAAGTAGATCTTTTAGGACTTTCCCTTTATCTCTCAGGACGTGAGCACATTTTAGGCTTACATGTAAACTGGCCAGAAGAGTTTTACAGAGGTGAATACATCATCGATCTCGCGCATGTTGCTAAAGTTGAACTGGGTGATGCTATTTTTGAAGATGAAGCCAATATTAAAACGCTCTCCGTCTGGGGCAAAGATAAGATGTTAGAGCTTATCAAGTCCAATCTTGCCGACGTTGGCATTGAATTTGAGCAATTTGTTAGCGAAAAATCCCTTTACGATAAATGGGATGAGAGCTTTGTCAAACTTCAGAAGCATGACAAAACCTACAAAGAGGGTGGTAAAACCTGGATTCGCTCGACCGAACTTGGCGATGAAAAAGATCGTGTGGTCGTGAGAGAAGACGGCAGACCCACCTATCTTGCAGGCGATATTATCTACCACGATAACAAATTTCAACGAGGGTATGATCGGTACATCAATATCTGGGGTGCAGATCATCATGGGTATATTGCACGGGTCAAAGCGGCGATTAACTTCTTAGGGTATGATGAGCAAAAACTTGAGGTTTTGCTGGCTCAAATGGTCTCTTTGCTTAAAGGTGGCGAACCGTATAAAATGAGCAAACGCGCGGGCAATTTCATCTTGATGAGCGATGTGGTGAGTGAAGTAGGCAGTGATGCACTGCGTTTTGTCTTTTTAAGCAAAAAGTCTGACACTCATTTAGAGTTTGATGTCGATGTTTTTAAACAAGAAGACAGCAATAACCCCATTTTTTACATCAACTACGCCCATGCGCGCATCAATCAAATTTTTGCAAAAGCAGAAAAAAGCCTGAGCGATGTCCAAGATGTTACGTTGGAAAATTTGAGCGAAGAGGCACACAATCTTCTCTTTAGCGCACTTTTATTGCCAGAAGTGCTTGAAGATGCTTTTAACTCGCGTCAAGTGCAAAAGGTAACAGAGTACCTCAAAAATTTAGCGGCAAGCTTGCATAAATTCTACAATGAAAACCGTGTTGTCGGCAGTGAAGATGAAGAAAAATTTCTCAAGCTCTTCGCCGTTGTAGCCCTTTCACTTCGCGTAGGACTTAAACTGATAGGCATTAACGCAAAAGACAAAATGTAGCGTATGCGTGTGAAAAGATCGTTTGTTGTTTCTGCTCTAACGTTTTGCCTTAAATATCCCAAAGCATTTTTAGTAGCCTTCCTTTTAGGAGGGCTATCTTACTCGTACGAAGTTTTCATCGCACGCGATACGATGAGCTTTCAAGGCATTCCCACTGCGACGCAAAGCGCATCCTACACACGCATCTTTCGCAACCATGCTTATATGGTCGGTTACTCTGATCTTAAAGGCAATCCTCTGTGGGTTGTGTATAAACTGACGCCTGTAAAAGAAAATGCCCCTCACCTGAAACGTCCGGATGGTTTTCATGCAGATTGGCGCAATGTGGGGTTCATAACCAGCAGTGATTATACGAACAGCGGTTACGATAGAGGACATATGGCGCCTAATCATGCTATCTCGATTCTGTATGGCAAAGAGGCGCAGTATGAGACCTTTTTGATGACCAATATTACCCTTCAAAAACCCTCTTTAAACCAAAAACTGTGGCAACAGTTAGAAGAGAAAGAATTAGAGATGTTTGCGCCAAAATTTAAAGCACTGTGGGTCTATACAGGTCCTTTGTTTGATGCAAAGGTTACGCGACTGAAAAGCTCGTATTTTGTGGAGATTCCCGATGCGTTTTATAAAATGTATGTGGGTATAGAAGAGGATGGTACGCTTAGAACCTTAGCGTTTATTCTCCCTCAAAATGCGAAAGCGACGGATCGTTTAGAGAAGTATGCGGTAAGTATTGATGAAGTAGAGCGCCGTAGCAGGTTTGATTTTTTACATGAGCTTGAAGATGAAATTGAAGAAGCACTTGAAAAAAAGATAGATGCTAAAGCGTGGTTTTGATCTTTACATGTAAAGATTTTTAGGCGTCTATTAATGGGCTAGGCGTTGAGAAAAAGAGTCCTTGCGCGTACTCAATGCCCAAAGATTGGATCATCTCGTAAATCAACGCATCACTTACATACTCAGCAATCACTTTAATCTGTGCTTCCTTCGCAAAGGCAACAATATTTTTGACCAATAAAAAAGAGATTTTATCATCTAAAACTTTTTGGATAATCGCCCCATCGATTTTAATATAATCGGTTTTTATCTCTGCCAGATAGATGAAATTGGAGTAGCCACTACCAAAATCATCGATATAAATAGTATAGCCCAACGATTTGAGCATCAAAAGATTGTTTTTGGCATCTTCTCTGTTGGTAATATCTTCGGTTTCGATGATCTCAAGTCCAAGCCTTGGGGCAATATTTTCTTGCCGAGCATAGTTTTTTAAAATACCTAGAATGGACTCATCAATCACATCATGTGGATTGAGATTGACGCTAATGCTCACCTTTGGATGGCGTAGCAGCTCTTCGTAACAGATACTCAGCACCTCTTTGGTGATATTGCGTAAAATGAAGGTGCCTTTAATGGTCGGAAGAATGCGATCAGGCAAAATAACGTTGCCATTTTTATCGATGATGCGAAGCAGTGCCTCGTAGTGTGAAAGCTCTTGAGTAGTTGTGTGGACAATTTTTTGATAGTAGCACTCGATACGATGCTCTTCAATCGCTGCTTTAATCTCATTAAGTGACATACAGGTATTTTGCGTATTTTCGTTCTCGTCGTAAATTTCTATAGTATTGCGACCTTTTGTTTTGGCATTATAGAGTGCAATATCAGCTAGTTTAAAAGCCTCTTGGAAGGTTCGTGATTTATGGGGAACAAGGTTAACCCCGATGGAAACGGTGATTTTAATCGACTCTTCGTCTGAGATAGCAAAGGCATTTTCTTGGATAGCGTAAAAAATGCGCTCAATCATATTAAGAGCAATCAAATGCCCATCTCTGCGTGTTTTGGCAAGGATCAAAAACTCTTCACCGCCATAGCGTATGACAATGTCTTCTTTATGCCTGATGGTCAGTAAAATGGTGTTGGCGACTTGTTTTAAAATTTTATCACCGACATCATGCCCGTAGGTATCATTGACTTTTTTGAAATAGTCAATGTCCAATGTTGCGAGAATGTAATCGTCAAGATTAATAAAATCTTCGTATTTTTGAAGGTAATTTCGATTGTAGACATTCGTCAGTTTATCGATAAAAGCACTCTTCCTAACAGCACTAAACCGTCTAGTTTGAATGGTAACAAAGATCAGTATGGCAAAAATAACGCTCATAACACCTATAATGCCGTTTTGGATGGTATGAATAATTTGGTTGATCTCTTCAATTTTATCGATGGAAAAATCAATTGCTAAAATGAGCTCGACATCGCCTTTGTTTAAGATGGGAACCAAATAACTGATCGAGAGTTGTTGTAAGAGGGTATGACGAATGATAAGTGGCGCTTTTGTGCTATAAATTTGCAGCCATTCAAGGCTTTCGACATCCAGTTTTTGATCAATAAAGGCTTTTTCCTCATGAATAGAAGCATCGCTTAAAAAGCGAAAAACGCCTCTGTTATCTCGGTACAAAAGGTAAGCATATTTGATATGGGGTGTTAAGAGTGTTTTTAAACTCTCTTCAATTTTGCGCTGAAGAAAACTATTTTTTTTAATATCCTCAGAGAAATGGGTACTCTCTTTTAAAAGCGTTTCGATATAGGTTGCACTGTTATGGGTAATGGAAAAAACATCGGAGGTCGAAATTTCAAAAATTTTAGTTTCAATGCTTTTTTCAAGCCGCATCGTTGCTAAGAGCAAAAAAAGCAAAATAGAGGCGATGACGATAATGGGAACGAGCATATAAAAAGGATTTTTAAACAAAGGCTTCTTATGCATTAAAAATTCTCAACAAACTGATCAAACGTTTTCGGCAGCTCTATTGCTTTTATTTCAAGTCTTTTTTGGATAAAGACGATGTTTGGCCTGCTTTTATTCCAAAAAAGTGCCCCAAAATACTTCTCATCGGAGAGAAGTTTGCGGTAGTTGTTGGTAAAAAAGAGTCGGTTTGTATTATCGCATAAACTCTCTTTTTCGACAGCTTTATTGACAAAAACAAAATTGGATGTTTCACATTTTGAACTCAGTGTAAAATATTTTGAATAGACCTTTTCTTCCATCTCTGACATGTGTGGAATAAAGAGCTTTATCTTTCCATGCAGCGAAGCCGTAGCAATTTCAGCAATAATTTTTGCTTCAAGCTCAACCTCTTTACTATAGGGCTGTACCAAAAAAGTATAGTTTTCAGAACTCAAAAAGCTTAAAAGAGTAAAAAGAAGGATAAGTACTCTCATTAGAATACCCACCTTATTGAGAAGGTGACACTTCGATCGTTATCATCTAAAGCAAAAATAGCGCCATCTGGTCTTTCTGAGTAGAGCGATTTGGTTGATTTATCTAAAATATTGGAGGCTTTAATGCTGTAGCTAAGATCTTTGGTAACATGATAGGTCGCACCAAGGCTCATGTCAAAGCTATCGGGAATATCAAGACCCAAGTATTCATACCCATTTCGATAGATAATCGAAGTAAAGTAATCAAACTTCTGGTACCCTCCCATAAATTTTACATAACCCCCTTTTGTGGAGTTGTTAATGGCTTCACTGAGCGTGGATGTATAGTAATTTAAGTGGATTTTATCTCGTTTGGAGAAGCTGTATTCATAGTCAAAAAGAAGTCCATCTGTTTTAATTCTGTGATCAACATTGATAAACCCAACGGGTGTGAGATAGAGAAAATCATCAATCTCCACATGATCAAACGTCACCCCAAATTTTGAGTTACCTTCGGTATAAACACCTTCTAATGAGTAGATATAGTACTGTTGCGATGTGAGTGCTGGCTTACTGGTATCGGCATAATCAACGTTATAAAAAGAAGGCGCTAGAGCTGTTTGGGTGTAAAAGCTTTTAAAGCCCCAGTTATCAGTAGGGGTGTAGATGGCTCCCACTCGCAACAGTGTCTCTGAACTGTCTTTCAAATAGGCATTTCGGTCGTAATAATCAAGTTTTGTGTTAGCGACTAAAATGAGGTCATCTTGAAGTTTATAGCTGTCTTGAAAGAGGATCGACGAGGTGGTCTCTTCATCAAAACTATTGTAATGTCCTACACTGTTTGTTTGATTGATAAAATTGGTGGTCTCACGATTTTGCACATCGTAAGTTTTATTTTTAACATTGAGTGCTGCGATAAATGAGTTGTTCTCGGTGTCAAATGATTTGGAGAGATAAGCATTCGTTTTGACAAAGCGTAGATCTTCTGTAAAATTTTTAGGGATGCTCAATGGATTAGAGAAATTAATAACAGGAATGACGTCGATACCTTGTGCATTGGCTTCCTCGTAACTTCGATCATTCACATCAACTGAGAGGTTGACTTTAAGGGATTTGTCTTCTAAGAAAGAGTGTGTGACATCAACAAAAAAATCTTTCGAGAGACTCTTCCCACTATTGGGTGTGGCATCAAATGCAAGGCCAGTGTAGTTGTTTTTAGAGACATCGGTATAGCCCATATTGATTTTTGTGGTTTCGTTGCTAATGTCAGCATAGAAGTATTGTTTTGTGCCATTGCTATTAAGTTTTTGACCGTTATAAATGGAGGTATATTTGATCTTTTCTTGATTCAAGAACATCAAATAAGACCAGCCATTTTCAAAACTGGAAGAATTGGTAAAACTTTGTGAGTTAGAGCCTTTAGAGGTAATCCAGCTATTGATCTCAGAACTATTCTCTTTGAGCGCGGATTTGGTGTAGATGCGTACAAAATAGATGCCCGTCTCATTACCATACGAAAATGAGCTCTCTCCATAATAAATTTCAACGTGATCAACAAAATCTAAGGGTAAATCGCCCCAAGAGAGGGAAGTGGATTGATCGTAGCCTGAACTGATTTCATGGTCGTTAATAAAGAAGCGAAAAAAGCCGCTGGTGGTTGTTTTAGAACCTGTGAGCGAGTAGTTGGTGAGTCCAAATTGGTTGGTATTGATGTTAAAAAGAGGCAGCTCTTTTAAAATATCGTTGAGCTTGGTGTATTGCATGAGGCGGATCTCTTTTTGAGAATAAATCACCACATGCCCGATCTTTTCATTGACGGTTTGCAAAGAGTTATCGGACGTTGATTTATACTCTTGCAAGAGTGCATCAAGTGAGTCAGAAAAGAGCAGACTACTAAGGAGTCCAAGCAGCACAATAATCTTCATGGTTGAGTGCAAAATCCTTACATGTAATTTATAAGCAATATTAGTATAGGAAAGAAGAGCTTAATAATCTCTATGGAAGAAGGAAAGTGTAATCTAATGGTAATAGACTATAAAGATGCCCTCAACGTTTTAGCAGCACATACTTTACACATACCATTCATAACGATAAAACTATGACTAATATGAAAACCACTTCGCAAAGAAATTGTCTCTAAAAAGGGTTTTGTCTCCATAAACATATCTTCAACACTGCCGCATTCTGAACATAAAAGATGAATATGGGGTACTTTTTTTATCTCGTACTGCTGTTTTTGCTGTGGAAGTTTAACCTCTTCTAAGATGTGAAATGAGATGAGGTCGTTGATATTTCGGTAAAGCGTTGCTTTGGACATCGTCGGGTATTTATGAAAAATGGAGTCGTAAAGTGTGTCAATATCGACATGTCCAAACTGATCGATTGAATCTAAAATCGCAAGTCTTTGGTGCGTTGATTTGAGATTGCTTGCTTTTAAAACGTCTTTAAACCGATCCATCTGAATGCTGTCCTTTACATGTAATGTAAAATTTTATAGGAGCTGAACTTAATAAGATATTAACTATCCTATTTATTCCTCCAATATAATAAGAAATAATTCTAAATAAGATTAATTACTATTTAAGATTTAAATTCATATACTTCTATCACAAACTTAAAAAGGAGAAGAAATGCAAATTTCTAAGGTACTTAGCCTTTGTGCACTCAGTGCAACCGTTGTTTTCGGAGCAAACACGCTGGTAGATAAGGTGAAACAAAATGGAATCGAAGCCATTCCTGTAAGTCAACTGGAAGTTTTAAAGCTAATTGATGATCCTAAGGATCC
Above is a genomic segment from Sulfurospirillum halorespirans DSM 13726 containing:
- a CDS encoding Fur family transcriptional regulator gives rise to the protein MDRFKDVLKASNLKSTHQRLAILDSIDQFGHVDIDTLYDSIFHKYPTMSKATLYRNINDLISFHILEEVKLPQQKQQYEIKKVPHIHLLCSECGSVEDMFMETKPFLETISLRSGFHISHSFIVMNGMCKVCAAKTLRASL